From Candidatus Eremiobacterota bacterium, a single genomic window includes:
- a CDS encoding serine/threonine-protein kinase, translated as MMKPGQMVKDRYVVKELLGEGGMSRVFLAEDSRLHGRLWAVKQMMHSGTDEEQNEMKNQFEREAQILCRLNHPNLPRVGDYFSEGQSDYLVMEYIEGETLFDILQKTEGFIDEETLRTWGVALSEALHYLHSQEPPIIYRDIKPKNIIRTPDGKIKLIDFGIARFYDLHKVSDTIIIGTPGFASPEQYGKGQTDQRSDIYSLGATLYNLGTRLDPSDNPFCFSVPSTVNINLSDAFDNALLKALNLRPRDRFQSALEFRDALSLRHTTVLPFMAAPSESSLSLEFSEQHLVFELENQGRGAEGTLTIRNTGGKFLKASVSSNRSWIKVAPDYFEANQQSVAVIIDLTGEKRNLKHRGKILIETEERTYPIQVSVNVKPTIYDFVIPRKAVSAFLVGQSFVPLAAPFTVAYTYILFDKEEKSVQKYPAYVSFGIAVINALHFIGII; from the coding sequence ATGATGAAGCCGGGGCAGATGGTAAAAGACCGTTATGTAGTCAAGGAACTCCTGGGTGAGGGGGGAATGTCACGCGTCTTTCTTGCCGAGGACTCGCGCCTTCATGGCAGGCTCTGGGCAGTGAAGCAGATGATGCATTCAGGCACCGACGAAGAGCAGAATGAAATGAAAAACCAGTTCGAGCGGGAGGCACAGATCCTCTGCCGCCTCAATCATCCCAACCTGCCCAGGGTAGGCGACTATTTCAGTGAAGGCCAGAGCGACTATCTGGTCATGGAGTACATTGAAGGAGAGACGCTCTTCGATATTCTCCAGAAGACGGAAGGATTCATTGACGAGGAGACGCTCCGAACCTGGGGCGTGGCGCTCTCGGAGGCCCTTCACTACCTCCACAGCCAGGAGCCGCCCATCATCTACCGCGACATCAAGCCGAAAAACATTATAAGGACACCCGACGGGAAGATAAAGCTCATTGATTTCGGCATTGCAAGGTTTTATGACCTCCATAAGGTGTCGGACACCATTATCATCGGCACGCCTGGATTCGCTTCGCCCGAGCAGTACGGAAAAGGCCAGACAGATCAGCGCTCCGATATCTACAGCCTGGGAGCCACTCTTTACAACCTGGGCACAAGGCTGGATCCCTCAGACAATCCCTTCTGCTTCAGCGTGCCCTCGACGGTGAACATCAATCTTTCCGACGCCTTTGACAACGCGCTGCTGAAAGCCCTGAACCTGCGGCCACGCGACAGGTTCCAGAGCGCCCTCGAGTTCAGGGATGCCCTGTCGCTGCGCCATACTACCGTGCTCCCCTTCATGGCGGCTCCTTCGGAAAGCTCCCTGTCGCTGGAGTTCAGCGAGCAGCACCTCGTTTTTGAGCTGGAAAACCAGGGGCGGGGCGCCGAGGGGACCCTTACCATCAGGAATACGGGGGGAAAGTTCCTGAAAGCCTCGGTGAGCTCCAACAGGTCCTGGATCAAGGTGGCGCCTGATTATTTTGAGGCAAACCAGCAGAGCGTGGCCGTCATCATAGACCTTACAGGGGAGAAGAGAAACCTCAAGCACCGCGGGAAGATACTGATAGAGACCGAGGAGAGGACTTACCCGATCCAGGTCTCGGTAAACGTAAAGCCCACCATATATGATTTTGTCATCCCCAGGAAAGCCGTCTCGGCCTTCCTGGTGGGCCAGAGCTTTGTGCCGCTGGCGGCGCCTTTCACGGTGGCATATACCTATATTCTCTTTGACAAAGAGGAAAAATCCGTGCAGAAATATCCTGCCTATGTCTCCTTCGGGATCGCGGTGATTAACGCCCTTCATTTCATAGGCATTATCTGA